One genomic segment of Pyruvatibacter mobilis includes these proteins:
- a CDS encoding peptidoglycan-binding protein, with translation MRPGVPWSVKGIEPEAREAAKSAARREGKTLGQWLNEKIIDASDADMPDMPGAPASTPPASPTGTPMPQQALQIDFSPVTDALRDLVHRLERSERRSETALSGLDDALADMSARLDQTERLSRDGGMGGNSGLETTLSELRERLEKSERGLEKAEMLNTDAMRTVERGLRAISNRLEETERRAEEAATRARSVDTQTPEVVRSLQSSLSDLSRRLDKTETAVDAAREQAMQAASAATARSTSNDDAVSALERAIGNVVDHIEASDTRTAKALSGLRGDLEKLEKAAADTKPGVSVEAIQSLEGTIAALQQNLAEVTGRIGQVETNAQRDVDQIARAIDDMGGRLDGIREGAIAAAAEAARKETSPTAQLVAQLEERVEATRQQAADASEKIEATNSRIAQAEQHSADAIQTIETSVSDIAGQMRQIADLTNGGKSVFAEPLAALEAAIADMGERLQTTDQRSAQALAKVEEVSDELLRKIDSNQASDDIREIKASVENVDARLNLIEASAKTDTSAPAAPEMGFMASAPQADTAVAPPPPPQGDWTGTREDGPFTSGFGPMPEAGTMGAPPFDGAQGAGEPPFPDFGPQQPDAQAAQPDAGGRNSFLESARQAARAAAGAPGSESARSPFADPAAAYDDTQSSSSRKPLALIAAALAVVAVAGLVVTLMGGGQKDVAGPPDDVAIPSDVLAEIDGDATDITPAATGSEPMIVEGTVTDLTASPDGASPADNAGGTDGADAAAPDTTDVAEAAPAPTPAPERAPARELPDVVTDAQASAPADVPRSAEQAVAGEAINGPKAITPRKNVDVASLEPGATSPARQTLREAATNGDAAAQYEIGQRYATGSSGLPQDDDQAAYWITRAAEQGLAPAQYRLGTMFEKGVGVPENPTKARSWYERAAGQGNVKAMHNLAVMLAEGAGGPQDFAAAARSFTAAADRGLADSQYNLAILHERGLGVERNLAEAYKWFSVAAANGDADAGARAEALKNSVDAAKLVDAELAARTFAPKASDPAANEVAWAPKLTTAAMVREAQRLLGALGYDAGPADGQPGSRTLDAVRQFERDKGMAVTGRIDARLLDALERAAI, from the coding sequence ATGAGACCTGGGGTTCCCTGGAGCGTAAAAGGCATAGAGCCGGAAGCTCGCGAAGCGGCCAAGAGTGCAGCGCGTCGCGAGGGGAAAACCCTTGGGCAATGGCTCAACGAAAAGATCATCGACGCGTCGGACGCGGATATGCCGGACATGCCCGGCGCACCCGCCTCCACACCGCCTGCGTCGCCGACAGGGACCCCCATGCCCCAGCAGGCGCTACAGATCGACTTCAGCCCCGTGACTGACGCGCTGCGAGACCTCGTCCATCGTCTGGAACGGTCCGAACGGCGCAGCGAGACGGCCCTGTCCGGTCTTGACGACGCGCTGGCGGACATGTCCGCGCGGCTGGACCAGACCGAGCGCCTGAGCCGCGACGGCGGCATGGGCGGTAACTCCGGCCTTGAAACCACCCTGTCCGAATTGCGCGAGCGGCTGGAAAAGTCCGAGCGCGGGCTTGAGAAGGCCGAGATGCTCAACACCGATGCCATGCGCACGGTGGAGCGCGGCCTGCGCGCCATCTCCAACCGGCTGGAGGAAACCGAGCGCCGGGCCGAGGAAGCCGCCACGCGGGCGCGCTCCGTCGATACCCAGACGCCGGAAGTCGTGCGCAGCCTGCAATCTTCCCTGTCCGACCTGTCCCGCCGCCTCGACAAGACCGAAACCGCCGTTGATGCGGCGCGCGAGCAGGCCATGCAGGCCGCATCTGCCGCCACGGCGCGGTCGACCAGCAATGACGACGCCGTCTCAGCGCTCGAGCGTGCCATCGGCAATGTGGTGGACCACATCGAAGCCTCGGATACGCGCACCGCAAAGGCGCTGTCGGGCCTGCGCGGTGATCTTGAGAAGCTCGAGAAGGCCGCTGCCGACACCAAGCCCGGCGTCAGCGTGGAGGCGATCCAGTCTCTTGAAGGCACCATCGCCGCCCTGCAGCAGAACCTTGCCGAGGTCACCGGCCGCATCGGCCAGGTGGAGACAAATGCCCAGCGCGACGTGGACCAGATCGCCCGCGCCATCGACGACATGGGCGGTCGTCTGGACGGTATCCGCGAAGGCGCCATTGCCGCTGCCGCCGAGGCGGCGCGCAAGGAGACCAGCCCCACCGCCCAGCTCGTTGCCCAGCTTGAAGAGCGGGTGGAAGCCACGCGCCAGCAGGCAGCGGATGCCAGCGAGAAGATCGAGGCCACCAACAGCCGCATCGCCCAGGCCGAGCAGCACAGCGCCGACGCCATCCAGACCATCGAGACCAGCGTCAGCGACATCGCCGGCCAGATGCGCCAGATCGCCGACCTCACCAATGGCGGCAAGAGCGTGTTTGCCGAGCCGCTGGCCGCGCTCGAAGCCGCCATCGCCGATATGGGCGAGCGGCTGCAGACGACCGACCAGCGTTCCGCCCAGGCCCTGGCCAAGGTGGAAGAGGTGTCCGACGAGCTGCTGCGCAAGATCGACAGCAACCAGGCGTCGGACGACATCCGCGAGATCAAGGCCAGCGTCGAAAATGTGGATGCGCGGCTGAATCTGATCGAGGCCAGCGCCAAGACCGACACGTCAGCGCCCGCCGCGCCGGAAATGGGGTTCATGGCCAGCGCCCCGCAGGCCGATACCGCCGTCGCGCCGCCGCCGCCGCCCCAGGGCGACTGGACCGGCACCCGCGAGGACGGCCCCTTCACCTCCGGCTTCGGCCCGATGCCGGAAGCAGGCACCATGGGCGCCCCGCCCTTCGACGGCGCCCAGGGTGCGGGCGAACCGCCCTTCCCGGATTTCGGTCCCCAGCAGCCGGACGCCCAGGCAGCCCAGCCGGACGCCGGCGGCCGCAACAGCTTTCTTGAAAGCGCCCGTCAGGCAGCCCGCGCTGCTGCCGGCGCGCCGGGCAGCGAAAGCGCCCGCTCTCCCTTTGCGGATCCCGCCGCTGCCTATGACGACACCCAGTCCTCCTCCAGCCGCAAGCCGCTGGCGCTGATCGCTGCGGCCCTTGCCGTGGTGGCGGTGGCGGGCCTTGTGGTCACGCTGATGGGCGGCGGCCAGAAAGATGTCGCCGGGCCGCCGGACGATGTGGCCATCCCGTCAGACGTGCTGGCGGAGATCGACGGCGATGCCACCGACATCACACCCGCCGCCACTGGCAGCGAGCCGATGATCGTCGAAGGCACGGTGACGGACCTCACGGCGTCTCCGGACGGAGCCTCCCCCGCTGACAATGCCGGCGGCACCGATGGGGCGGATGCAGCCGCACCGGACACGACGGATGTGGCCGAGGCCGCGCCCGCGCCAACACCTGCGCCGGAACGCGCCCCGGCGCGCGAGCTGCCGGATGTGGTGACCGACGCGCAGGCGTCCGCGCCCGCCGATGTGCCGCGCTCCGCCGAGCAGGCCGTCGCTGGTGAAGCGATCAACGGGCCCAAGGCAATTACTCCGCGCAAGAACGTGGATGTGGCGTCGCTGGAGCCGGGGGCAACGTCTCCCGCCCGCCAGACCCTGCGCGAAGCGGCCACCAATGGCGATGCGGCCGCGCAATATGAAATCGGCCAGCGCTATGCGACCGGCTCCAGCGGCCTGCCGCAGGATGACGATCAGGCAGCCTACTGGATCACCCGCGCCGCCGAGCAGGGCCTTGCCCCGGCGCAGTACCGCCTCGGCACCATGTTCGAAAAGGGCGTGGGCGTGCCGGAGAACCCGACCAAGGCCCGTAGCTGGTATGAGCGTGCAGCCGGTCAGGGCAACGTCAAGGCCATGCACAATCTGGCCGTGATGCTGGCGGAAGGGGCCGGGGGCCCGCAGGATTTCGCTGCTGCCGCGCGCAGCTTCACCGCCGCCGCCGACCGTGGCCTTGCGGATTCCCAGTACAACCTCGCCATCCTGCATGAGCGCGGCCTGGGCGTGGAGCGCAATCTGGCGGAAGCCTACAAGTGGTTCTCGGTCGCCGCCGCCAATGGCGACGCCGATGCGGGCGCGCGGGCTGAAGCGCTGAAGAACTCGGTTGATGCGGCGAAGCTGGTGGATGCGGAGCTTGCCGCGCGCACCTTCGCCCCCAAGGCCTCCGACCCTGCCGCCAACGAAGTGGCCTGGGCGCCGAAGCTCACCACGGCTGCCATGGTGCGCGAGGCCCAGCGGCTTCTGGGCGCGCTTGGCTATGACGCGGGCCCGGCAGACGGCCAGCCCGGCTCCCGCACGCTGGATGCCGTGCGCCAGTTCGAGCGCGACAAGGGCATGGCCGTCACCGGCCGGATCGATGCCCGCCTGCTGGACGCGCTTGAGCGCGCCGCCATCTGA
- a CDS encoding CAP domain-containing protein, giving the protein MAGKHNKFNDLTGTCRGLSAAALGLALLLGSTLALPAAARDDDRSRGSDEKKLTAEATESASGDSDISSVLDSETEAMRALRLALYKQVNKARGGVGARRVERDAGFEAIAIEHARDMVERRYMAHRSPEGDGPRERVMAKFPDFIGIAGENIAMRTIRPREDADDTALAAVEAWIDSAPHRRNLFDQRHGHVGLGAAENGRAVYIVMLLASEPSLRPLPEPEPEPDTEAGPGPETDGSADADPDADGLSPRP; this is encoded by the coding sequence ATGGCCGGAAAGCATAATAAATTCAACGACCTGACCGGCACCTGCCGTGGCCTGTCCGCCGCGGCGCTGGGCCTTGCCCTGCTGCTCGGCTCAACCCTCGCGCTGCCTGCCGCCGCCCGCGACGACGACCGGTCACGGGGGAGTGATGAAAAAAAATTAACCGCCGAGGCCACCGAAAGCGCGTCCGGCGACTCAGATATCTCGTCCGTGCTGGACAGCGAGACCGAGGCCATGCGCGCCCTGCGCCTGGCGCTCTACAAACAGGTCAACAAGGCCCGCGGCGGGGTCGGCGCGCGCCGGGTGGAGCGGGATGCGGGCTTTGAGGCCATCGCCATCGAGCATGCCCGCGACATGGTAGAACGCCGCTACATGGCTCACCGGTCACCGGAAGGGGACGGCCCGCGCGAGCGGGTAATGGCCAAGTTCCCGGACTTCATCGGCATTGCGGGCGAGAACATTGCCATGCGGACGATCCGCCCCCGCGAGGATGCCGACGACACGGCGCTGGCAGCCGTCGAGGCCTGGATCGACAGCGCGCCGCACCGGCGCAACCTGTTCGACCAGCGCCACGGCCATGTGGGGCTGGGAGCGGCTGAGAATGGCCGGGCGGTCTATATCGTGATGCTGCTGGCCAGTGAGCCGTCGCTGCGGCCCCTACCGGAGCCGGAGCCGGAGCCCGATACAGAGGCCGGGCCGGGGCCTGAAACGGACGGTTCCGCCGACGCAGATCCGGATGCGGACGGTCTGTCCCCACGCCCCTGA